The Octopus bimaculoides isolate UCB-OBI-ISO-001 chromosome 1, ASM119413v2, whole genome shotgun sequence genome contains the following window.
GTATACTACTTAATTTAAGGTTTTGTCATTCAATACTATCATTTTACGTAACGGGTTGGAAGCAATAACCAACATCTAAATTAACCCCAACATTATAGGTGTTTGTTAACACTAAGAATTAAGAAACACCTACAGTGTTGCAACAAGCTTGTTTTGATCTCATACAGCACCAAATAAGTAGGACACCCAGTAAGCTTCAGGATATTTACAatgcaatgcatgtatatatacatatacaaaagggACTATATAGACAACAGGAAACAAGAATCACATGTTGATGTTTATTGATACCAAATTTCCAACCAAAACACAAATTTTAACGATTGGACTTGGCTACTCGTTCCAGTTCATCTTTCTTCTTGATAGCATAAGAATTTGATGATCCctgaaaatagattttaaaaaaaagagataaacaaTGCTGAATACGAAAACAGAAAATTACACAgcaaaatgaaatgcaaattacAAAATGCAGAATTCAATCAAATATCACAATTTTTAAATAAACTTTTAAGAATTTATAGCTCCAAGAGATAAACACTCTCTACTAACTGGGAGGCAATTAATGTTTGGCCATCGATGATAAAAACGTTTATAGCTGAACCAGCATCTGACAAGCTTCTACACATGCAATTTCACAGACATAGCACGAGTTGACTTGAAGCAATGGTATAAAACCTCATCAATATGTTGAGCAGCAGGATCAAAAATGGAACCCCATAAttgcaaacttctgaaccactcagccatgctAATTTCAACTATGCAAGATATGTTAGACATTCATTGTTACTATCACTAACATAGATGAAATGAACTAGAGACCAGTTTGTGCAAAATCTGGCAAACAATGCTATTGTCTGCCAgatgcaatataaaataatatataggatGGAAAAATAATGGTGTAAATAGTTTTTGACTAAAAATAAGGGTTAATCAATTCAAGTAtaccagaaaataaaaatgatttttataacTCAAATTGGCTCTGTTCAAATAAGTGTTAAATTATGAATGATGTCAAAGAGAAGATGAGCCATTTTGTGGCATTATCAACTTACCCTAGAGGCATTTATGAGTTCATCAGCTAAACATTCTGCAATTGTCTTTATGTTCCTGAATGCAGCCTCACGAGCTCCTGTACATAACAACCAAAGAGCTTGGTTGACACGCCGCAAGGGTGATACGTCTACAGCCTGTCGCCTGACTGTACCAGCTCGCCCAATTCTGGTAGAATCTTCACGTGGACCACTGTTTATAATTGCTACTACCAGCACTTGTAGAGGATTCTGAAAAAGAAATCAGCATTTTATGTTTAGTTTCATTGTCAAGTAAAGCTTTATATGAACTTAGCACACCAAACATGaagatatctataaataaatcaaaagataATGAGTCCAATTCTACTGACCAATAAACCTaagatttctttctttgaaaaacatgaaagtagTAAATGAATTGTCACTGAttaaattggtaataaaatacaAGTTCCATGTAAATTGTCTCTAATCACTTTCTAAATTATTCTCATATTGCATGATCTTCACATGTCCTCCCTAAccaatgaaaccaatatttagcttGAACTTCTACAAGTTAGTGTTCATACAAAAATCATGGATAGGAGTGACTAGGGTTCTCAAAAGGATACGATTTCACAAGATGTTTAACAAGAGGCTGTGAGGGGGAAAAAACCCCAGAGAAACCAGGTAGTTTGGAGCCTGACATTTTGGAAGTACAGAAGCCACTATAGCAGAAGTCAGTTAAAGGAAATACATTAACTGATTTACAGTTGTGATATAAGTGGTCTCTAATGTCTGCATGTCTAGCAGCATTATTGCCTAAGACATGTGAATAGTACTTCAACATGAGTTcaactcatcatcaccatcatttaacatgttttccatactggcatcgTGTGGTTCCAGATGGCccataaaaataaaggaaaccaCAAGGACTAAACATTGTTTTTGCAATGAAGAAAAACCTTGTGATGATGGCAAAATGCAGATCTTCTGAAGATCTATGGCTCTTCTAATAGTCACCTTCAAAGTGACTGAGATATGATTATTTGAGACAATGAGAGCAAAGAGGTAATTGGCAGAATAGAAGTTGCACTTGTGAAAGacactaaaattttaaaaaattagtcaTCCACAATCTCCACCAATTGTGCTATAACACTGGACAATCTCCACTTCTATAACAGTGATATATCATATATCTCACCACTACCCACTTCTAAACTGCAAGCATCTCATGAATCTAGTTGCTAATTATCGTATGCACTCTCATAACCACTATCAATATCAGTTGACACAACTTATAGCTTACaccaagcaaaaataaaacatgagAAGTTTGCATGTGTAATTAAGAAatctgctttgcaaccatgtggtttcaggttcaatcctactacatGACACCATGgaccaatcaatgccttgtgagtacgtttggtagatagaaactgtgtggaagccactcttctgtgtttgtttcccaccaccttCTGACCaaaggtgttggtttgtttacatcccccaacTTAGCACTGGGTTTATTTTGTTGaattaaacctttcaaggtggtgtctACAGTACAATGattaaaacatgtaaaaggtaaAATTAAAAACACAAGCTACAATTCTATCAACCCCTCCCCCATAACTGGATTCAACATGGGTTTCTGCCAATGAAGattgcacacacatacctggTTATCAAAAACCAATCTTTAACCAGATTATTTCTCACACAGCCATCAAGTTCAATGGACTATCCATTAATGAAAGACCAAAATCATGAATTCAAAATACAAGACGATTTTTCATATACTTTAGCAAGAACCtaattattataactatatacaAATTAGAGCAATTTACGAAAAAATTAAAGGATTTATAGTATATTAAAAGCTTTACTTACATCTCCTGTAAGTAAATTAATGATTTCAAAAGCATGCTTTACTACACGCATTGTCATCAGTTTCTTGCCATTGTTACGTCCATGCATCATAAGAGAACAAACCAATCTCTCAACAATTGGACACTGAGCCTTACGGAACCTTTTCAATTGGTATCTGCCAGCACTATGGggtaaatatttagaatatttttcctTCACTGCAATGTAAtccttgaaaagaaaagaaaaaaatcacatattACACAAGTGCtcaaaaattataaaacacaTCAACTTTAAACAACGTATAAAGATGACAACATTGTATTAATTTCGTTTCATCATCactcaacgtccgctttccatgctagcatgagttggacgatttggctggggactggcgaaccagattccaatctgatctggcagagtttctacaactggatgcccttcctaatgccaatcactcccagagtgtagtgggtgcttttcacgtgccaccggcacgggggccagtccggtggtattggcaacgaccacgctcaaatggtgttttttacgtgccaccgaatttcattaagaaaaaaattacaatgtcAGCCATCTCATACAAATACAATCAGTTTTTATTTTGCATAAGATAACTGCacaacattaaagaaaaaaggaaaattatcaaAACAACCATCTGATTtcagtggggaaaaaaaaatcatcctttCTTAACATGATTAGTGACAGAAATTTATAAGAGCTGGACTTTTGAGAGTACTAATTGAttcaaaacaggaattttgctAATTTTATATGATTATACTTCATGCTTTAACTTTCATATTAATGTCACTgggcttgtggtggtggtgcaaagAATAATAGGACCAAGTTTGGAAGTTTATTTCCCTTCAtctattaaatgaaagaaattaacaaGAATGATGCTTGACGgcgagcgagctggcagaatcaaaagcacaccaggcaaaatgcttagtggtatttcgtctgtgactacgttcttagttcaaattccaccgaggtcgactttacctttcatccttttggggttgattaaataagtaccagttaggcactggggtcgatataatcgacttaatccgtttgtttgtcccctctgtgtgtagccccttgtgggcagtaaagaaataagaatgatgCTTGACTACAATATTTATTTAGCAGATTACaagttttatttcttaattagaaCCAATTGTCAGTTATACTATTACACTTACAGTCAAACTGATATCATTAACTTGCACATCGTCTGGAGACCATTTTCCAAACAGTTTGATTTCTGGCAGTTCAGGCGCCGGTGCAGCTTCAGCATCCCAGTTTTCCATGATGGGTTTCTGAAATTAAATATGGGTTCAATTAGGTTACTTTCATTAATAATCAATGTAATCAGAGGAATGTTAATTTAACCTAGACTAGTATAGCTAACAACATTATACTGGTGCGTAATGTTGCAATATTGGAATTCAGTTGTAAATCAAGGGTGAAATGACGAAAACTTGAAATTATGAACGAAACTATTTTCTGAAGTCAATTGACAAACATGTCCTAGGCTGTGAAATGTTTACTCAACAAGGAATCTTTCAAACACGAATATTGTTAGTGATGgcatgaaataaaaattcatacaATGTGATCCTGTTAAAAACTACAATTTCCATACTGCTGTAGATAGTTACAAATTAAGATGCTGCAAGTATAAAGGTAGAAGAAAAGTATTCTATATGAGCCACACTTTcaactgaataaatataaattttatcaatACACAACTGTTTTTGTTCATCTTTTGTGACaatactttcattttatatttctaagctTGCAGAATGCCTTCATTATCTCCCCCCGTATTTTGAGGAATGCAAGACAGGGCCCCAATATTAACgatcttctctttatatatacacacataacatctaATTTCCACTTTTTCACGCTCCCATGGGTCACACAGAATttgaggcagatattctacaCCCAGATGTGCTTCATGACggcaaccctcacttgtttctaagcaaggtaatatttccacatggcctaaagttttttttttttgcacaattaCGGAAACAAACCTAGTCCGTGTGACGGCTGCTCTGCTCATCTCAAGCATCACACGGTGTCTGGACAAagatacgcacaaatatatatatcacacatacacactacaagcttccattcagtttccatcatcAAATTCACTTGCAATGGTTTGGTTGGTCAGGaactacagaagacacttgcaagcCCTGCAGAACGAATCCAAGACATGGTTgagaagcttcttaaccacatctgCACCCACAACACACTTTTTTCAAGATTTACTAACTGAAATGCAGTTAAGTACTTTGCCAGGTTTCACTTTAACGGACAATCCTTCATATCGAAAACcaatatgaaaatacaaacatgAACGTCACTAATTTCTTcgaaataaacaaattatattttagtcCGATGatgaaggaattgtattccgaaatatcatcggactaatgataactaaattacaacaggtatatagtccattttttgtattatagtgcattgttgtaccattcaaaactttttattctttacaaacaatacacaatgcttcaaacgaactacaatactctcctaaaattatagtttttttatgtaaaaaaattttttaataaagattttattgTTTAGCTATGAGGTTCTTACCAGCAATGCCACTTATTTTATCTCGAAAGAGACAGGTTCAAGTATTCTTATACAAACTTTACTGACACTCGTGTTTGTATTTTGGTTGAATTTACGCTAAATTCACAAAGGAATACCTTTTAAGCAAATGACGGGCAGGggtaaaaaatacacacatcgcccgttttcggcgtaacaaaaaccttAACTCTAAACACCGGGTGTACTTACGCAAATTTAAGTCCCTTTAAAGCTTCATTAAGGACTTAAACCACATGGTATTTACAGCAACACGGATTTTCGGAAGAACCGTGCCGTTTAATGAATATCGGAAGCTTGGGGTGGGGGCTGAGGTACATGCCTATTTTATAGAAGTATTTGCTAACTTAAATTACGAATCTTAGTGATCAAAGAGAAAATTTCactttccagaaaaaaaaaaaatcgagattCCAGACATCAAAATAACTTCGTTATGTCTCAATATAGGGCGATCTTACGATACCAAGGCCGATCTTCGGTACTAGTATCGTAAGATCGcccaatatatattataaagattaATTACGTGTTCctcatttttaattactttttcttaGGTGCTATGGATCGGCAATTTAACCGGTACTAGCGGATTTAGAAATGtaaattattcaattttagaCAATACGATTCCccaaaaatgaaatggaataacTGCAATTTGTTTTCCAtatagtattttaaaattaaatgataaaGAGGGTGGTATTTATCAAAAGGATATGAAAAATTATGGGGAATCAGGTTGTTACGAGCGAGACACGAGTTAACCACGTTTACTAAATTCTCGTATCTGGAATCCGTGTATCttaatactgcatatatatatatagatatcatatctACAAATAATTGTAAAAGCAAAGCTATACTAAATAAAATCGACCTTAGGTTTATATAGCCTAATCTTATCGTTCAAAAAAGAATTGCTTTTGCAGTTTTCAGCTTTTTAAGAAAAATGAGGCAACATGGCGCCATCAGTGACAAATAAGCGtgatattttttactattttatctgATATTTTAACAAGATATGACTATACAAATATCCAAATtagtaaatatgtttaaaatagatTAATATGTAATCAATTAAAcagacttaaaataaatataacaggtaaaaatcaatttaaataagcCAGCAACATTCCACGTGAGACTTACTTGCACACAGGATAATCCAAAAAGAGGCTAGTTCAAAGTCTCGTTTGTAAAACTTTATTGGCAAAATCTCGTTTATTCTCGTAAATAGTGACGAGACCGGACCGGAAATACTTGATTCTTCCCTTCTACttgatgtatttaattaaacaaaaagaaaaccccTATTTAGGCTGACATTATAGTTAATTCCACAGTATAACAACACaacttattagaaataattagttGAGAAATctatatcttttccttgtttcagtcattggtccgCAGCTATCGCGGGACACCGCCTTGAACtgtttcgtcgaacaaatcgacctcaaaatttatatttttaaagtttggtatttattctatcggtgtataATGCTgagcagctaagttacggggacgtaagcaaaccaataccagttgtcaaatggtggtaaaGGGAACAATCTCtacctttcccccccttattatttttttttttttacggaatcccacgttttaggctatggagattccgattctgaaaaaaaattttcaaaaatctcaatttcaaaatttcgNNNNNNNNNNgaccctgaccctaaccctgaccctaaccctaaccctaaacttaaccctaacactagttttgtgagatttggctgttatttctagcatgtaaatagcctgcttggtgggggtgggggggaattgaaatttttcaaacaattttttttcagaatcggaatctccatagtgtaaaacgtgggattccgtaaaaaaaaataataaataaggggggggggtcagattacatatagtccttctctaccatatatatttataggacaCTACAGACAATATATTCTATAGATTCAAATCCAAGAAATTTCCTCCGAAAATCAAAGGCTTGCAAGACTTCGAAACAGACCTACTGAAGATCATGGACAAGATAGAATTTTGTAAGTCTTTCAACACTttccaacagaaactgaaaaaagacaaCAATTACATAAAAAATTCCAAACAAAAGGCATTTTTTTCCGATAAAACCAAGAACTTATACTTAGTAGAGAACAGCACATATTCACGACTCCTACataacagcatcatcaacaattACACCAAGGCTAGACCACAAGCCTATAACGATATTAATAAAGAAGCTAGCAATATCGCCACCAGACccaaattagatttttaaaatagagGTCCTCCCCAAAAAAGAGGCCTTTATAACTATCAAAGACCATATAAAGAACTTCCGATCTAATCCTAAGTGTAGACTTATTAACCCAGCTAAATCAGAACTTGGCattattagtaaagaaattttaggGAAGATCAATGCGGAAGTCAGGAATGCCACTAGGTTtatctaattttttaaataagCCGCTTCACTTCATGGTCTCTGAatcagctaaaaatagcagccaaattttctttac
Protein-coding sequences here:
- the LOC106881044 gene encoding 40S ribosomal protein S5, with protein sequence MENWDAEAAPAPELPEIKLFGKWSPDDVQVNDISLTDYIAVKEKYSKYLPHSAGRYQLKRFRKAQCPIVERLVCSLMMHGRNNGKKLMTMRVVKHAFEIINLLTGDNPLQVLVVAIINSGPREDSTRIGRAGTVRRQAVDVSPLRRVNQALWLLCTGAREAAFRNIKTIAECLADELINASRGSSNSYAIKKKDELERVAKSNR